In Paenarthrobacter sp. GOM3, a single window of DNA contains:
- a CDS encoding VOC family protein: protein MTTANSQDLLPAELTMGTVMLKVGDMKVMSDYYQRALGLNIVAEQDGGLYLGRTGKPVVHLAPASGLQIPGRGEAGLFHTAILFEDQPSLAATIATAAEYEPRAFAGSADHLVSEAFYFTDPEGNGIELYYDKPRELWQWDGKNVVMDNVALPPQRFLQQHLSEAAVTGQREAAAGIGHVHLQVGDVETAQKFYVETLGFERTAGWHGQALFVSAGGYHHHMAMNVWNSRGAGPRKDTLGLGEVLIEVPTADDVAMLADRLKVAGVQNHHTGAELQFDDPWRNKLRVAVR from the coding sequence ATGACTACAGCAAACAGCCAGGATCTTCTTCCTGCCGAACTCACCATGGGCACCGTCATGCTCAAGGTTGGCGACATGAAGGTCATGAGCGATTACTACCAGCGCGCCTTGGGCCTGAATATTGTTGCCGAGCAGGATGGCGGGCTGTACCTCGGCCGCACGGGAAAGCCCGTTGTCCACCTGGCGCCCGCCTCCGGCCTGCAGATTCCAGGGCGCGGGGAAGCGGGCCTCTTCCACACCGCCATCCTCTTCGAGGACCAGCCATCCCTGGCGGCCACCATTGCCACGGCGGCAGAATATGAGCCCCGCGCCTTTGCCGGAAGCGCCGACCACCTCGTCAGCGAGGCGTTCTATTTCACCGACCCCGAGGGCAACGGCATTGAGCTCTATTACGACAAGCCCCGCGAACTGTGGCAGTGGGACGGCAAGAATGTCGTCATGGACAACGTCGCACTTCCACCGCAGCGGTTCCTGCAGCAACACCTGAGTGAAGCTGCCGTGACCGGCCAGCGCGAGGCAGCTGCCGGGATCGGCCACGTGCACCTTCAGGTGGGCGATGTCGAGACAGCGCAAAAATTCTACGTGGAAACCCTGGGGTTCGAACGGACCGCGGGCTGGCACGGCCAGGCCCTGTTCGTGTCCGCCGGTGGCTACCACCACCACATGGCCATGAACGTTTGGAACAGCCGCGGCGCCGGACCCCGGAAGGACACACTCGGGCTGGGGGAAGTCCTGATCGAAGTTCCCACGGCGGATGACGTAGCGATGCTGGCTGATCGGCTGAAGGTCGCGGGCGTCCAAAACCACCACACCGGGGCGGAGCTTCAGTTCGACGACCCATGGCGGAACAAGCTGCGCGTCGCCGTTCGCTGA
- a CDS encoding amidohydrolase family protein, whose product MANIIEFSGTVLVAAGKERRGMWSVDGRLTFIKPVGAPDMVLDGWVLPGFVDAHCHIGLGPGGAVDGQATLAQALADLAAGTLLIRDAGSPSDTRWVQGRADLPRLIRAGRHIARDRRYLRGLGHEIEPEQLVETVRKEARDGDGWVKLVGDWIDRGVGDLTASFPAKLVKDAISAAHDEGARVTAHCFAEDTIDDMLDANIDCIEHATGLLPRHLPRLVEQGVPIVPTLVNIATFPDISAQAAPKFPVYADHMAKLWERRHDRVLEAFEAGVTIYTGTDAGSVIKHGRIADEMKELHDAGLPPSAVLAAATWGARAWLGVDAISEGASADVVLCRADPRIELNTVAELQHIVLRGEVIR is encoded by the coding sequence ATGGCCAACATCATCGAATTCAGCGGTACGGTGCTCGTGGCGGCAGGCAAGGAGCGCCGGGGCATGTGGTCCGTTGACGGCCGCCTGACCTTCATCAAACCCGTGGGGGCGCCGGATATGGTGCTCGACGGCTGGGTCCTGCCGGGCTTTGTCGACGCTCACTGCCACATAGGCCTCGGACCAGGCGGTGCGGTTGATGGCCAGGCTACCCTTGCCCAGGCGCTGGCAGACCTCGCGGCCGGCACCCTGTTGATCCGCGATGCCGGATCGCCCAGTGACACGCGCTGGGTCCAAGGCCGCGCTGATTTGCCGCGACTGATCAGGGCTGGCCGGCATATTGCCAGGGACCGGCGGTACCTCCGCGGGCTGGGGCATGAAATCGAACCCGAACAGCTCGTCGAAACCGTTCGCAAGGAAGCCCGTGACGGCGATGGCTGGGTGAAACTGGTGGGCGACTGGATCGATCGCGGCGTCGGGGACCTGACCGCATCCTTCCCAGCCAAGCTGGTCAAGGACGCCATTTCGGCCGCGCATGATGAGGGTGCCAGGGTCACGGCCCATTGCTTCGCCGAGGACACCATCGATGACATGCTGGACGCCAACATCGACTGCATCGAACACGCGACGGGTCTTTTGCCGCGGCACCTTCCCCGGCTGGTGGAGCAGGGTGTGCCCATTGTCCCGACGCTGGTCAACATCGCGACCTTTCCGGACATCTCCGCCCAGGCTGCGCCCAAGTTCCCGGTCTATGCGGATCATATGGCCAAGCTGTGGGAACGCCGCCACGACCGCGTGCTGGAAGCCTTCGAAGCCGGTGTCACCATCTACACGGGCACCGATGCCGGCAGCGTGATCAAGCACGGCCGGATTGCGGACGAGATGAAGGAACTGCACGACGCCGGCCTGCCGCCGTCCGCTGTCCTGGCAGCCGCCACGTGGGGCGCCAGGGCGTGGCTGGGTGTCGACGCCATTAGCGAAGGGGCGAGTGCCGACGTCGTTCTTTGCCGTGCGGATCCCCGCATCGAACTCAACACCGTCGCCGAACTTCAGCATATTGTTTTGCGGGGCGAGGTCATCCGCTAG
- the thiC gene encoding phosphomethylpyrimidine synthase ThiC, translated as MDTGATETVTQSLKSHSLGWLEDPKNGIRVPVTEIALEPSPNGQANPPLQVYRTAGPGSDPRVGLEPFRAPWIEGRGDTEPYSGRERNLLDDGKSAVRRGAASAEWKGAQPVPRRAVEQRTVTQMHYAKKGIVTQEMQFVALRENCDVELVRSEVAAGRAIIPSNINHPESEPMIIGKAFLVKINANIGNSAVTSSITEEVDKLQWAAQWGADTVMDLSTGDDIHTTREWIIRNSPVPIGTVPIYQALEKVNGEANELTWEIFRDTVIEQCEQGVDYMTVHAGVLLRYVPLTANRVTGIVSRGGSIMAGWCLAHHQENFLYTHFDELCEIFAKYDVAFSLGDGLRPGSIADANDAAQFAELDTLAELTQRAWEFDVQVMVEGPGHIPFHLVRENVERQQELCKGAPFYTLGPLVTDIAPGYDHITSAIGATEIARYGTAMLCYVTPKEHLGLPNKDDVKTGVITYKIAAHAADLAKGHPGANERDDALSKARFEFRWRDQFALSLDPVTAEAFHDETLPAEPAKTAHFCSMCGPKFCSMRISQDIRDEYGSAEAQAAIAGMYSGMQEKSQEFLASGGKVYLPELQVPGNAGKSSSGSLN; from the coding sequence ATGGACACCGGGGCAACAGAAACCGTGACCCAGTCGCTGAAATCCCACTCGCTGGGATGGCTCGAAGATCCCAAAAACGGGATCCGCGTTCCCGTCACTGAGATCGCGCTTGAGCCCTCCCCCAACGGCCAAGCCAACCCGCCCCTGCAGGTTTATCGAACGGCCGGACCGGGCAGCGATCCGAGAGTCGGGCTGGAACCGTTCCGCGCACCCTGGATCGAAGGCCGGGGGGACACGGAGCCGTATTCGGGGCGGGAACGGAACCTGCTCGACGACGGCAAGTCCGCGGTACGGCGCGGGGCGGCATCGGCGGAGTGGAAGGGCGCACAACCCGTGCCCCGCCGCGCCGTCGAGCAGAGAACCGTCACCCAGATGCACTATGCCAAGAAAGGCATCGTGACGCAGGAGATGCAGTTCGTGGCATTGCGCGAGAACTGCGATGTTGAATTGGTCCGCAGCGAAGTGGCCGCCGGACGGGCCATCATCCCCAGCAACATCAACCACCCGGAATCCGAACCGATGATCATCGGCAAGGCGTTCCTGGTCAAGATCAACGCCAACATTGGCAACTCAGCGGTCACCAGCTCCATCACCGAGGAGGTGGACAAACTGCAGTGGGCGGCACAATGGGGTGCTGATACTGTCATGGACCTCTCGACAGGCGATGACATCCACACCACGCGGGAATGGATCATCCGCAACTCTCCTGTTCCGATCGGCACGGTCCCCATCTACCAGGCACTCGAAAAGGTCAACGGCGAGGCCAACGAGCTCACGTGGGAGATCTTCCGTGACACGGTGATCGAGCAGTGCGAACAGGGCGTGGACTACATGACCGTCCATGCCGGGGTCCTGCTGCGCTACGTCCCGCTGACTGCCAACCGCGTCACGGGAATCGTTTCCCGGGGTGGCTCGATCATGGCTGGCTGGTGCCTGGCCCACCACCAGGAGAACTTCCTTTACACGCACTTCGACGAACTGTGCGAAATCTTCGCCAAGTACGACGTCGCCTTTTCGCTCGGCGACGGGCTGCGTCCCGGCTCCATCGCCGACGCCAATGATGCCGCACAGTTCGCAGAGCTGGACACCCTTGCCGAGCTGACCCAGCGGGCGTGGGAGTTCGACGTCCAGGTCATGGTGGAAGGCCCGGGGCACATCCCCTTCCACTTGGTCCGCGAAAACGTGGAACGCCAGCAGGAGCTGTGCAAAGGAGCCCCGTTCTACACCTTGGGCCCCCTGGTCACTGATATCGCACCCGGCTACGACCACATCACCTCCGCCATTGGCGCGACCGAAATCGCGCGCTACGGCACGGCAATGCTCTGCTACGTGACACCCAAGGAACACCTGGGCCTGCCGAATAAGGACGACGTCAAAACCGGCGTCATCACCTACAAGATCGCCGCCCACGCCGCAGACCTCGCCAAGGGGCACCCGGGAGCGAACGAGCGGGACGACGCCCTGTCCAAAGCCCGGTTCGAGTTCCGTTGGCGCGACCAGTTCGCACTCTCCCTGGACCCTGTGACAGCCGAGGCCTTCCACGACGAAACCCTTCCCGCGGAACCGGCCAAGACCGCGCACTTCTGCTCGATGTGCGGTCCCAAATTCTGCTCCATGCGGATCAGCCAGGACATCCGCGATGAATACGGTTCAGCTGAAGCGCAGGCCGCAATCGCCGGCATGTACAGCGGAATGCAGGAAAAAAGCCAGGAGTTCCTGGCCTCTGGAGGGAAGGTCTACCTGCCGGAACTCCAGGTTCCCGGCAATGCGGGCAAAAGCAGCTCAGGAAGCCTGAACTGA
- a CDS encoding alpha/beta fold hydrolase has product MHKQRVVFVHGLGSFGAAAWPKQHGMALAYDALFLRRHGFSAVDKPVQSNVAADVAIVINALVDSGGGHVVAHEQGAISAMLAAIERPDLVHSLSLVEPACLSLTAELPATASHRALMEPLFDVRAQLNDADYQREYFRRAFSAETGGLDTPEAQRSARRLRLQAPPWEAPLHIVPGVPTLVLTGGWEPLYEEIAGYLQETGALRRVAAGGHRPQDSVDGDHVIRSFVADVGRAMSVQAS; this is encoded by the coding sequence ATGCACAAGCAGCGCGTAGTCTTCGTTCACGGCCTGGGGAGTTTCGGCGCCGCAGCATGGCCGAAGCAACACGGCATGGCGCTGGCCTATGACGCCTTGTTCCTGAGGAGGCACGGCTTTTCGGCCGTCGACAAACCGGTGCAATCCAATGTGGCGGCCGACGTCGCCATCGTGATCAATGCATTGGTCGACTCCGGTGGAGGCCACGTCGTCGCGCATGAGCAAGGCGCCATTTCCGCCATGTTGGCAGCGATCGAGCGCCCCGACCTTGTGCACTCGCTGTCCCTGGTGGAGCCGGCCTGCTTGTCGCTGACAGCCGAGCTCCCTGCCACGGCCTCCCACCGTGCGCTCATGGAACCGTTGTTCGACGTCCGGGCACAACTGAATGACGCCGATTACCAGCGGGAATACTTCCGCAGGGCGTTTTCGGCTGAAACCGGGGGACTGGACACGCCGGAGGCCCAGAGGTCCGCGCGCAGGCTAAGGCTCCAAGCACCGCCATGGGAAGCGCCGCTTCACATCGTGCCCGGCGTTCCCACTTTGGTCCTCACCGGTGGATGGGAACCGCTCTACGAGGAAATCGCGGGGTACCTCCAGGAAACCGGCGCCCTCCGCCGCGTAGCAGCGGGCGGGCACCGGCCCCAGGATTCAGTCGATGGCGATCACGTCATCCGCTCATTTGTTGCTGACGTTGGCCGCGCCATGTCAGTTCAGGCTTCCTGA
- the ffh gene encoding signal recognition particle protein, translated as MFNSLSDRLTATFKNLRGKGRLTEADVDATVREIRRALLDADVAVSVVREFTGRIRERALGAEVSGALNPSQQIVKIVNEELKEILGGETRRIRLAKNGPTIIMLAGLQGAGKTTLAGKLSKWLKAQGHSPMLVACDLQRPNAVTQLQVVGQRAGVPVFAPHPGATSELEHPAGDPVAVAKAGVEEARQKLHDVVIVDTAGRLGVDAEMMDQARRIRQAIIPNEVLFVIDSMIGQDAVNTAMAFDEGVNFTGIVLSKLDGDARGGAALSVASVTGKPVMFASTGEGLDDFELFHPDRMASRILDMGDVLTLIEQAEKAWDKDEAARMAKKFADQEDFTLDDFLAQMQQIRNMGSMKKMLMMMPGAQNIRQQLENFDEKEIDRVEAIVRSMTPHERVAPKIINGSRRARIAKGSGVHVSEVNGLLERFAQAQKMMKKLAQGGGMPGMPGMPGLGGPGGGRKNGKNTPKKKARSGNPAKAAQELRDAEAKRANAASAAPTGAAFGQGAADFDPSSLNLPKGFDKFLGK; from the coding sequence GTGTTCAATTCACTCTCTGACCGGTTGACAGCAACCTTCAAGAACCTCCGTGGCAAGGGCCGCCTCACCGAGGCTGACGTCGATGCCACAGTCCGGGAGATCCGCCGCGCCCTGCTGGATGCGGACGTCGCCGTGTCGGTGGTCCGCGAATTCACCGGGCGCATCCGTGAACGTGCGCTGGGCGCCGAAGTTTCAGGTGCGCTGAATCCGAGCCAGCAGATCGTGAAGATCGTCAACGAGGAACTGAAGGAAATCCTCGGTGGCGAGACCCGCCGTATCCGCTTGGCCAAGAACGGCCCCACCATCATCATGCTCGCCGGCCTCCAGGGTGCCGGTAAGACCACCCTTGCCGGCAAGCTGTCCAAGTGGCTCAAGGCCCAGGGCCACAGCCCCATGCTGGTTGCCTGCGACCTTCAGCGTCCCAATGCAGTGACGCAGCTTCAGGTTGTTGGCCAGCGGGCCGGTGTCCCGGTTTTCGCTCCGCACCCCGGCGCCACCTCGGAACTTGAACACCCTGCCGGTGACCCGGTCGCCGTCGCAAAGGCCGGCGTCGAGGAAGCGCGCCAGAAGCTGCACGACGTCGTGATCGTTGACACCGCCGGCCGCCTCGGCGTCGACGCCGAAATGATGGACCAGGCTCGCCGGATCCGTCAGGCGATCATCCCCAACGAAGTCCTCTTCGTGATCGACTCCATGATCGGCCAGGACGCCGTGAACACGGCAATGGCCTTCGATGAAGGCGTCAACTTCACGGGCATCGTCCTGTCAAAGCTCGACGGCGACGCCCGCGGTGGTGCCGCACTTTCAGTGGCGTCCGTTACCGGCAAGCCCGTCATGTTCGCGTCCACCGGCGAGGGCCTGGACGACTTTGAGCTCTTCCACCCGGACCGCATGGCTTCCCGCATCCTGGACATGGGTGACGTCCTCACCCTAATCGAGCAGGCGGAGAAGGCGTGGGACAAGGACGAAGCTGCCAGGATGGCGAAGAAGTTCGCCGACCAGGAAGACTTCACCCTGGACGACTTCCTCGCCCAGATGCAGCAGATCCGCAACATGGGCTCCATGAAGAAGATGCTCATGATGATGCCGGGTGCGCAGAACATCCGTCAGCAGCTGGAGAACTTCGACGAAAAAGAGATCGACCGCGTCGAGGCGATCGTCCGTTCCATGACTCCGCACGAGCGTGTTGCGCCGAAGATCATCAACGGCTCCCGCCGCGCCCGTATCGCCAAGGGTTCCGGCGTGCACGTCTCGGAGGTCAACGGCCTGCTGGAACGCTTCGCGCAGGCGCAGAAGATGATGAAGAAGCTTGCCCAGGGTGGTGGCATGCCGGGTATGCCTGGAATGCCCGGCCTTGGTGGCCCTGGTGGCGGACGCAAGAACGGGAAGAACACTCCCAAGAAGAAGGCTCGCTCCGGCAACCCGGCCAAGGCCGCCCAAGAACTTCGCGACGCGGAGGCCAAGAGGGCCAATGCTGCCTCAGCGGCACCTACGGGCGCGGCTTTCGGACAAGGCGCTGCGGACTTCGACCCGTCGTCGCTGAACCTTCCCAAGGGCTTCGACAAGTTCCTCGGTAAGTAG
- a CDS encoding glucose-6-phosphate dehydrogenase, whose translation MTSKTTVKTLLILGASGDLTGRLLLPGLAGLLAAGGAPGLRLVGAGSDPWSPEQWRERVDGAFAAASKEADSQGQAALAAVAGSTGYHQLDVTADGPLAELLSQLEGPVAIYFALPPHVSQKACEVLHPEQLPAGTRLVMEKPFGSGTESAHELNKTLAALVPEDHIHRVDHFLGKATVLNILGLRFANRFLEPVWNRDHIEKVEVIFDEDLALEGRARYYDTAGALRDMIQSHLLHIMAFLAIDAPATIGERDLRDAVATVLRASSIKAPYSGTTRRARYTAGTIGERTVPDYAAEEGVDPSRNTETLAEVRVDIDNWRWKGVPFILRSGKALGHRRKEAVITFRPVPHLPKGFSGVDSPNQLRIGFGPDVLELDVDVNGPGDIFSLDRASLVAELNAAGMLPYGEVLEGILTGDPLLSVRGDTAEDCWRIIEPVLGAWANGDVPLEEYDAGSDGPANWLTGVVD comes from the coding sequence GTGACCAGTAAAACAACTGTAAAAACATTGCTCATCCTCGGCGCATCCGGAGACCTGACGGGCAGGTTGCTGCTCCCCGGCCTGGCAGGGCTGTTGGCCGCGGGCGGGGCTCCAGGACTGCGCTTGGTGGGTGCCGGGTCTGATCCCTGGTCCCCGGAACAGTGGAGGGAACGGGTCGACGGCGCTTTTGCGGCCGCGTCAAAGGAAGCCGATTCCCAGGGCCAGGCGGCTTTGGCTGCCGTCGCCGGGAGCACCGGGTATCACCAACTCGATGTCACGGCGGACGGACCGCTGGCTGAGTTGCTGTCGCAACTGGAGGGTCCGGTCGCGATCTACTTCGCGTTGCCGCCCCACGTCAGCCAGAAGGCCTGCGAGGTCCTGCACCCCGAACAGCTGCCTGCCGGAACCCGCCTGGTCATGGAGAAGCCGTTTGGTTCGGGCACGGAATCGGCGCACGAACTGAACAAGACACTGGCTGCGCTGGTGCCCGAAGATCACATCCACCGGGTGGACCACTTCCTGGGGAAGGCCACGGTGTTGAACATCCTTGGCCTTCGCTTCGCCAACAGGTTCCTGGAGCCCGTATGGAACCGTGACCATATTGAAAAGGTGGAGGTCATCTTCGACGAAGACCTCGCCCTTGAGGGCCGGGCCCGCTACTACGACACCGCCGGCGCGCTCCGGGACATGATCCAAAGCCATCTCCTGCACATCATGGCGTTCCTGGCCATCGACGCACCTGCGACCATCGGCGAACGCGACCTTCGGGACGCCGTCGCCACGGTATTGCGTGCCAGCAGCATCAAGGCCCCCTACAGCGGGACGACGCGTCGTGCCCGGTATACGGCAGGAACCATTGGCGAACGTACGGTACCCGACTACGCCGCGGAAGAAGGCGTGGATCCGTCAAGGAACACGGAAACCCTCGCGGAGGTCCGCGTCGACATCGACAACTGGCGGTGGAAGGGCGTCCCGTTCATCCTCCGCTCCGGCAAGGCCCTGGGTCACCGGCGCAAGGAGGCCGTCATTACGTTCCGCCCGGTCCCCCACCTGCCCAAGGGATTCTCCGGCGTGGACTCGCCGAATCAGTTGCGGATCGGTTTCGGGCCCGACGTTTTGGAGCTCGACGTCGACGTCAACGGTCCCGGTGACATCTTCAGCCTTGACCGTGCAAGCCTGGTGGCCGAACTCAACGCAGCCGGGATGCTGCCCTACGGCGAAGTGTTGGAAGGCATCCTGACGGGCGACCCGCTCCTGTCCGTTCGAGGCGACACGGCTGAGGACTGCTGGCGGATCATCGAACCCGTCCTCGGCGCCTGGGCGAACGGCGACGTGCCCCTGGAAGAATACGACGCCGGCAGCGACGGGCCGGCGAACTGGCTCACCGGCGTCGTGGACTAA
- a CDS encoding P-II family nitrogen regulator has translation MKLITAIVRPEKLEAVREGLEAYGVQGLTVSAASGYGRQRGYTEVYRGAEYNVDLLPKIRIEVLATDEQADDILDVLIASSNTGRAGDGKVWTVDVYEAVRVRTGERGAAAI, from the coding sequence ATGAAGCTCATCACAGCGATCGTCCGTCCCGAAAAGCTCGAAGCAGTCCGGGAAGGCCTCGAAGCATATGGGGTCCAGGGCCTGACGGTCAGTGCAGCAAGCGGCTACGGCCGGCAGCGCGGCTACACCGAGGTGTACCGCGGAGCTGAGTACAACGTGGACCTGCTGCCAAAGATCCGGATCGAGGTCCTCGCCACGGACGAACAGGCGGACGACATCCTTGATGTCCTCATTGCCAGCTCGAACACCGGCAGGGCCGGCGACGGCAAAGTATGGACCGTGGATGTCTACGAAGCAGTCCGGGTCCGGACGGGTGAACGAGGCGCGGCGGCCATCTAG
- a CDS encoding ammonium transporter, giving the protein MELTAGHVWVMVAAALVLFMTPGLAFFYGGMTRAKAALNMMMMSFISIGIVGVVWVLWGASMSSGEGFLEIVGNPFATFGLEGISTPDGLIKVGYAATFAIITVALISGAIADRAKFGAWTIFVPVWVTLVYCPLAYMVWGGGLFGPEGAIGKALGPAIDFAGGTVVHINAGVAALVLVLIIGNRRGFGKDPNHRPHNIPFVMLGAAILWFGWFGFNGGAATTAEQGGLIWVNTLAAPAAAMIGWLITERIRDGHPTSLGAASGVVAGLVAITPACANVSPVGALGLGVVAGVASALAVGLKFRWGFDDSLDVVGVHLVSGIIGTVALGFIALPVDGVGGGLFYGGGFTQLWAQLAAAGIAIAFSAIMTAIIALAIHKTMGFRVSTEQENVGVDLSLHAETAYEFGVNGHGGSFQPLHEAMTGKSEEKAPAEGKESVQA; this is encoded by the coding sequence ATGGAACTTACCGCAGGTCACGTATGGGTCATGGTGGCGGCGGCACTCGTGCTGTTCATGACACCTGGTCTGGCATTTTTCTACGGCGGCATGACACGCGCCAAGGCTGCCTTGAACATGATGATGATGAGCTTCATCTCCATCGGCATCGTCGGAGTTGTCTGGGTGCTGTGGGGCGCATCGATGAGCTCAGGCGAAGGCTTCCTTGAAATCGTGGGCAACCCGTTCGCCACTTTCGGCCTCGAGGGCATTTCCACCCCTGACGGCCTGATCAAGGTCGGCTACGCAGCCACCTTCGCCATCATCACTGTTGCGCTCATCAGCGGCGCCATCGCAGACCGCGCCAAGTTCGGCGCATGGACCATCTTCGTCCCGGTCTGGGTCACGCTGGTCTACTGCCCCCTCGCCTACATGGTGTGGGGTGGCGGCCTGTTCGGCCCGGAGGGCGCAATCGGAAAGGCACTCGGCCCGGCCATCGACTTCGCCGGCGGCACCGTGGTGCACATCAACGCCGGTGTGGCGGCACTGGTCCTGGTCCTGATCATTGGTAACCGTCGCGGCTTCGGCAAAGACCCGAACCACCGCCCGCACAACATCCCGTTCGTCATGCTTGGCGCGGCCATCCTGTGGTTTGGCTGGTTCGGCTTCAATGGCGGCGCAGCAACCACTGCTGAGCAGGGTGGCTTGATTTGGGTCAACACCCTCGCAGCACCGGCAGCGGCAATGATCGGCTGGCTCATTACCGAACGCATCCGCGACGGACACCCGACATCGCTCGGCGCAGCATCCGGTGTGGTTGCCGGCCTGGTAGCCATCACCCCCGCTTGTGCCAACGTCAGCCCGGTCGGTGCACTGGGACTTGGCGTAGTTGCCGGTGTCGCCTCCGCCCTGGCGGTCGGCCTGAAGTTCCGTTGGGGCTTTGACGATTCCCTGGACGTTGTGGGTGTCCACCTCGTGTCCGGCATCATCGGCACCGTGGCACTGGGCTTCATCGCACTTCCGGTGGACGGTGTTGGCGGCGGCCTCTTCTACGGCGGCGGCTTTACCCAACTGTGGGCACAGCTCGCAGCGGCCGGCATCGCAATTGCCTTCTCGGCCATCATGACGGCCATCATCGCCTTGGCCATCCACAAGACCATGGGCTTCCGGGTCTCCACCGAACAGGAAAACGTTGGCGTGGACCTCAGCCTGCACGCTGAGACGGCATACGAATTCGGTGTCAACGGCCACGGGGGCAGCTTCCAGCCGCTCCATGAGGCGATGACCGGAAAGTCAGAAGAGAAGGCTCCCGCAGAAGGCAAGGAGAGTGTCCAGGCATGA
- a CDS encoding MFS transporter produces MTQSPRSVKAPRIRPEKTPLPRDIKVMLAAAFLIALGFGLVAPVLPQFATTFDVGATAAAVIVSIFAFMRLVFAPAGGALIGRFGERNVYVSGLLIVAVSTAACAFAQNYWQLLVFRGLGGAGSVMFTVAAMGLLIRLAPPERRGRVSGAYASAFLIGSVLGPVVGGLLAGFGLRVPFLAYAAALLVAAAVVRTMLSGEGHAATDASPAPAMTLKEALADSAYRAAVFSSFGNGWVTFGVRMATIPLFAVAVLQSKPETAAWALAIFAVGNATALTFSGRLADAWGRKPLVIPGLVITGLATAVIGLTTGLPAFLAASAVAGFGSGLLGPAQQAAVADVIGRGRSGGKVLAVFQMAADTGAIIGPIVAGLLADVLGYGWAFGITGAVLLVTAIAWLPAREPLGNKN; encoded by the coding sequence ATGACCCAGTCGCCCAGATCCGTCAAAGCTCCAAGGATCCGGCCTGAGAAGACTCCCTTGCCACGCGACATCAAGGTGATGTTGGCTGCGGCGTTCCTGATCGCGTTGGGATTCGGTTTGGTGGCCCCTGTGCTGCCCCAATTCGCCACCACTTTTGACGTTGGTGCTACTGCCGCCGCCGTGATCGTCAGTATTTTCGCCTTCATGCGCTTGGTCTTCGCACCGGCCGGCGGTGCCTTGATCGGCCGGTTCGGCGAGCGGAACGTCTACGTTTCCGGCCTTTTGATAGTCGCCGTGTCCACAGCGGCATGTGCCTTCGCCCAAAACTATTGGCAACTGCTGGTCTTCCGTGGCCTGGGCGGAGCGGGCTCAGTGATGTTCACCGTCGCGGCCATGGGCCTGCTGATCCGGCTCGCTCCACCCGAGCGCCGTGGGCGTGTATCGGGGGCATATGCCTCGGCATTCCTGATCGGCAGCGTGCTGGGTCCGGTGGTGGGCGGCCTGCTTGCGGGCTTCGGACTCCGCGTTCCATTTCTTGCCTACGCGGCAGCCTTGCTTGTGGCCGCTGCGGTGGTCCGCACCATGCTGAGCGGCGAGGGACATGCCGCGACGGACGCGAGCCCGGCTCCGGCAATGACCCTCAAGGAAGCACTTGCGGACTCGGCCTACCGCGCCGCGGTGTTCTCCAGTTTCGGCAACGGCTGGGTGACGTTCGGCGTCCGCATGGCCACTATCCCACTGTTCGCCGTGGCGGTACTGCAGTCGAAGCCCGAGACGGCTGCATGGGCGTTGGCAATCTTCGCAGTGGGCAACGCCACCGCGCTGACATTTTCCGGGCGGCTGGCGGATGCATGGGGACGGAAACCCCTGGTCATTCCCGGACTCGTCATCACAGGACTCGCTACCGCCGTCATTGGCCTAACCACGGGACTGCCGGCATTTCTTGCCGCTTCCGCCGTGGCCGGCTTCGGCTCAGGTTTGCTGGGGCCAGCCCAACAGGCCGCCGTCGCCGACGTCATTGGCCGCGGGCGTTCCGGCGGCAAGGTCCTCGCCGTTTTCCAGATGGCCGCGGACACCGGCGCCATTATCGGCCCCATCGTGGCGGGGCTTTTGGCCGATGTGCTCGGCTACGGCTGGGCATTCGGCATTACGGGTGCGGTCCTGCTGGTCACCGCAATCGCGTGGCTGCCGGCGCGCGAACCCCTGGGAAACAAAAACTGA